One segment of Thermosinus carboxydivorans Nor1 DNA contains the following:
- a CDS encoding PHP domain-containing protein, which translates to MVYDFHTHSFFSDGVLSPIELIRRAHVAGYAAIGVTDHASMSNWEEALLAKEQHIFIEVTSRGGHSLTNGHVVTTALAAGALLLVNSDTHTPGDLLSTGFARKVAQGAGIAENLLIETVLKDNPRLLLKKLGY; encoded by the coding sequence ATGGTTTACGATTTTCATACCCATTCTTTTTTTAGCGATGGCGTCTTATCGCCTATTGAACTTATTCGTCGAGCCCATGTGGCCGGTTACGCTGCTATTGGCGTAACTGATCACGCCAGTATGAGCAATTGGGAAGAAGCGCTTTTGGCCAAAGAACAACACATTTTTATAGAAGTAACATCGCGTGGCGGCCATTCCCTAACTAATGGTCATGTTGTTACAACTGCTCTGGCAGCGGGAGCACTCTTACTTGTTAATAGCGACACCCATACTCCTGGCGACTTACTAAGCACCGGTTTTGCCCGCAAGGTGGCACAGGGTGCAGGGATTGCGGAAAATCTACTAATTGAAACAGTCCTAAAAGATAATCCGCGCTTGCTGCTTAAAAAATTGGGTTATTAA
- a CDS encoding class I SAM-dependent methyltransferase produces MTQDVLGDFKAYSLAGTDQEVQFITTVLNLPPTSSILDLYCGYGRHAIELAKLGFNVTGVDATKAFLDIASQKAEEEGVVVTFAQCDMRELDYCEEFDAVINMFAAFGYFSDAENIDVLKRVAKALRPHGLFLIDLLNRDWMVRNSLNRYWRHPSGEYVLSYKVELNQGVAIMKRELVNLLTGAKTQYEFVLRAYSLAEITAILAQAGFYVKQTYGGFDYRTYGVEAPRMIILAEKQT; encoded by the coding sequence ATGACACAAGATGTTCTTGGAGATTTTAAGGCCTATTCGTTAGCAGGAACCGACCAGGAAGTTCAATTTATTACAACAGTTCTCAATCTGCCGCCAACTTCCTCAATTTTAGACCTTTACTGCGGCTATGGGCGTCATGCCATTGAATTAGCGAAACTAGGATTCAATGTTACCGGGGTGGATGCTACCAAGGCCTTCCTTGATATTGCGAGCCAAAAAGCAGAGGAGGAAGGAGTAGTAGTAACCTTTGCCCAGTGTGATATGCGTGAACTCGACTACTGTGAGGAGTTTGACGCGGTTATTAATATGTTTGCCGCCTTTGGCTATTTTAGCGATGCTGAAAATATTGACGTTCTTAAACGGGTAGCGAAAGCGTTACGTCCACATGGCCTATTCTTGATCGATTTGCTGAATCGCGACTGGATGGTACGTAATAGTCTCAACCGATATTGGCGCCACCCTAGCGGCGAATATGTTTTGTCCTACAAAGTTGAGCTTAACCAGGGCGTCGCGATTATGAAACGAGAACTAGTTAACCTGTTAACAGGAGCGAAAACGCAGTACGAATTCGTATTACGTGCCTATTCCTTAGCCGAAATAACGGCAATACTGGCGCAGGCAGGTTTTTACGTTAAACAGACTTACGGAGGGTTCGATTATCGGACTTATGGTGTAGAAGCGCCACGGATGATCATATTGGCCGAAAAGCAAACCTAA
- a CDS encoding patatin-like phospholipase family protein: MLVRVNGRESNRRPKVGLALSGGGLRGIAHIGVLNVLLQNQIPIHMIAGTSAGAIIAAMYACGYSPRDMAAIAETIKIRDLVDLKFTIADFLKHGVKCFFGPKYRFWSVLPKGLVKGDKIEKFFVKYWQQKTVRDTKIPIAITAVDINSADTVFFTTPLPGQREILNARYIHNALLSEAVRASISIPGIFCPKKYRDMNLVDGGVKNNLPTDILHHMGADVIIAVNLGYDGQQINNIETIGEILIQCIEIMGREVTLLKGEQYADVIIRPSVYDLDFKSSRYVAHCIAKGEEAARQKLSDIKVLL, translated from the coding sequence ATGCTTGTTAGAGTGAATGGCCGGGAGAGTAATCGCAGGCCCAAGGTAGGGCTGGCTTTAAGTGGCGGCGGTTTGCGGGGTATAGCCCATATTGGCGTTTTAAATGTACTGCTACAAAACCAAATCCCTATTCATATGATTGCCGGAACTAGCGCAGGCGCGATTATCGCGGCAATGTATGCTTGTGGTTATTCGCCCCGGGATATGGCCGCCATAGCTGAAACTATTAAGATTCGTGACCTAGTAGACTTAAAGTTTACAATTGCCGATTTTTTAAAACACGGCGTAAAATGTTTTTTTGGCCCAAAATATCGGTTTTGGTCCGTCCTGCCTAAAGGGTTGGTGAAAGGTGATAAAATCGAGAAGTTTTTTGTGAAATACTGGCAGCAAAAAACGGTCCGCGATACAAAAATCCCTATTGCCATTACGGCTGTGGATATTAACTCCGCCGATACGGTTTTTTTTACAACTCCTTTGCCAGGACAGCGAGAAATTCTAAATGCCAGATATATTCACAATGCTCTTCTATCAGAGGCTGTACGCGCTAGCATCTCCATCCCAGGCATATTTTGTCCCAAAAAGTATCGTGACATGAATTTGGTAGACGGGGGGGTCAAAAATAATTTACCGACCGATATCCTTCACCATATGGGGGCTGACGTAATTATAGCTGTTAATTTAGGATATGACGGACAACAAATCAACAATATTGAAACAATTGGCGAAATTCTAATCCAATGTATCGAAATCATGGGTAGGGAAGTGACCTTGTTAAAAGGCGAACAATATGCTGATGTGATAATTCGCCCATCTGTATATGATCTTGATTTCAAAAGCTCTAGATATGTCGCCCACTGTATAGCAAAAGGTGAAGAAGCTGCGCGGCAAAAATTAAGTGATATCAAAGTTTTGTTATAG